The following nucleotide sequence is from Salifodinibacter halophilus.
AGAAAATCAGGGTCGGAGACGAAGCGAATCCGCGCTCACCGGAGCGAGACGGCCATCATCACTTCGTCGACGTAGTCGCCGTCTATCTTGTAGTGGCCGTCGCGGACGGCTTCGGTCTCCCAGCCGCGGCCTTCGAGGAACGCGATGGCCTCCTCGTTG
It contains:
- a CDS encoding GNAT family N-acetyltransferase; the protein is NEEAIAFLEGRGWETEAVRDGHYKIDGDYVDEVMMAVSLR